The proteins below are encoded in one region of Oncorhynchus gorbuscha isolate QuinsamMale2020 ecotype Even-year linkage group LG01, OgorEven_v1.0, whole genome shotgun sequence:
- the phlda2 gene encoding pleckstrin homology-like domain family A member 2 gives MKMSAEQISEVLKEGELEKRSDNLLQFWKRKTCVLTTDSLNIYADTQKRTKSKELKLQSIKKVDCVERTGKFVYFTIVTTDNKEIDFRCSGEDNCWNAVITMALIDFQNRKAIQDFKTRQDDESGSPGQHESRMARAP, from the coding sequence ATGAAAATGTCAGCAGAGCAGATTTCCGAGGTCCTGAAAGAGGGAGAGCTGGAGAAGAGGAGTGACAACCTCCTTCAGTTCTGGAAAAGGAAGACATGTGTCCTGACCACGGATAGCCTCAACATCTACGCCGACACGCAGAAGCGCACCAAGAGCAAGGAGCTCAAACTCCAGTCTATCAAGAAAGTGGACTGTGTTGAGCGCACCGGCAAGTTTGTCTACTTCACCATTGTTACCACGGACAATAAGGAGATAGATTTCCGGTGCTCCGGTGAAGATAACTGCTGGAATGCAGTGATCACCATGGCACTGATTGACTTCCAGAACAGAAAGGCTATTCAGGACTTTAAAACGCGACAGGACGACGAGAGCGGGTCCCCGGGACAGCACGAGAGCCGCATGGCCAGAGCTCCCTGA